The Streptomyces sp. R28 region GCCCCCGCGGCCTGGGCGGAGACGGTCGACGTCTCCGACGAGCAGGCCATGGAGAAGCTCGCCGAGAAGGTCGCCACCGAGTACGGCGTGGTGGACGTCCTGGTGAACAACGCCGGGATCGGACTGTCGGGGTCCTTCTTCGACACCACGCCGGAGGACTGGAAGAAGGTCCTCGACGTCAACCTGTGGGGCGTCATCCACGGCTGCCGCCTGTTCGGGAAGCAGATGGCCGAGCGCGGGCAGGGCGGCCACATCGTCAACACCGCGTCAGCGGCGGCGTACCAGCCCTCCAAGGCGCTGCCCGCCTACAGCACCTCCAAGGCAGCCGTACTCATGCTGAGCGAGTGCCTGCGTGCGGAGCTGGCCGGCCAGGGCATCGGCGTCACCGCGATCTGCCCCGGCCTCGTCAACACCAACATCACCTCGACCGCCCACTTCGCCGGGGTCGACGCCGAGGAGGAGAAGCGGCGCCAGAAGAAGTCGGCGCGGCTGTACGGGCTGCGGAACTATCCGCCGGAGAAGGTCGCCGACGCGATCCTGCGGGCGGTGGTGCGCGGTGAGGCCGTGGTTCCGGTGACGCCGGAGGCGCGCGGGGCCTACCTCATGTCGAGGTTCACGCCGCGGGCACTGCGCAGGATCGCGCGACTGGAGCCGCCGCTATGAGTGGGAGCCACCGCTGTGAGTGAGGTCAGCCGGGTGGCCGACCAGCGCGGCGAGGTCGGCCACGCGGCCGGCGGGCCGGCCCTTCCGGCCTACCGGATCGAGGACCTCGCGCACCTCAGCGGTGCCACCGTGCGCACCATCCGCGCCTACCAGGACCGAGGCCTGCTCCCCCGCCCCGAGCGCCGCGGCCGGGCCAACGTCTACTCCGACGCCCACCTCGTCCGCCTGCGCCAGATCGCCGACCTCCTCGACCGCGGCTACACCTTGGCCTCCATCAAGGAACTCCTGGAGGCCTGGGACGCCGGTCGCGGCCTCGGCGGGGTGCTCGGGCTGGTCGCCGAGGTGGACGGGCCGTGGACCGACGAGGAGGCGGTACGGATCTCGCGTGCCGAGCTGGACGAGCGCTTCGGCGGCGCCCCGGACGACGCAGCGGTGGCCGATGCCGTGGCCCTCGGCGTGCTGGAGCCGGACCCCGCAGACGCGGACTCCTTCCTCGTGCCGAGCCCCCAAGAGCTGGCCGTGGCAGTCGAGTTGCACTCCGCCGGGGTTCCCCTGTCCGCGATCTCCGGCCATCTAAGGGAGTTGAGGGGGCAGGTCGAGCACATCGCAGCCCGCTTCCTGGAGTTCACCACCGAACACGTCTTCGCCCGCTACCTGGACGGTCCACACCGTCCGACGGACGCCGAAGCGGCCGAAGCGGCCTCTCTCGTACGACGACTGCGCCCACTCGCTCAGCAGACAGTGGACGCGGAACTCGCCCGAGCGATGCGACTGTTGGCGGTGCGGCACCTGCGTCAGCATCTGGACACGG contains the following coding sequences:
- a CDS encoding MerR family transcriptional regulator is translated as MADQRGEVGHAAGGPALPAYRIEDLAHLSGATVRTIRAYQDRGLLPRPERRGRANVYSDAHLVRLRQIADLLDRGYTLASIKELLEAWDAGRGLGGVLGLVAEVDGPWTDEEAVRISRAELDERFGGAPDDAAVADAVALGVLEPDPADADSFLVPSPQELAVAVELHSAGVPLSAISGHLRELRGQVEHIAARFLEFTTEHVFARYLDGPHRPTDAEAAEAASLVRRLRPLAQQTVDAELARAMRLLAVRHLRQHLDTGETPDPRDRTRSVAVPAETMVAVERLVGPGQAGSFIALAAEREVRARALDRLAASHVTSTDLDETS